In Phaseolus vulgaris cultivar G19833 chromosome 10, P. vulgaris v2.0, whole genome shotgun sequence, a single genomic region encodes these proteins:
- the LOC137815889 gene encoding uncharacterized protein, with product MAEKLPFGKGASINRPPLFCGMNYRFWKVRVKIFVESIDRGIWDTIENDPFVPKVQKDNVFIEKPWSQGTKSESKKAQFHCISKNIITFALNSNEFFRVSECASAKEMWDILEVTHEGTNDVKRARKHAIIQEYEMFRM from the coding sequence atggctgaaaaactaccctttgggaagggtgcttcaattaacaggccacctctgttttgtggtatGAATTATCGGTTTTGGAAGGTTAGAGTGAAGATCTTTGTGgaatcaattgatagaggaatctGGGATACCattgaaaatgacccttttgttcctaaagttcaaaaagataatgttttcattgaaaaaccttggtcccaaggGACTAAGTCTGAAAGCAAGAAAGCTCAATTTCATTGTATTTCTAAAAACATCATTACATTTGCTCTAAattctaatgagtttttcagggtctcagaATGTGCTTcagcaaaagaaatgtgggacattcTTGAAGTTactcatgaaggaaccaatGATGTAAAGAGAGCAAGAAAGCATGCTATAATCCaggagtatgagatgtttagaatgtaG